In a single window of the Nicotiana tomentosiformis chromosome 8, ASM39032v3, whole genome shotgun sequence genome:
- the LOC104108183 gene encoding zinc transporter 4, chloroplastic, which translates to MSFIEDLVPFFFMDPKFREKTGAFSDTIMLKLYQSVSNTTCGSADEEIEGCRDSSAALTLKIVAISAILIASTCGVGIPLVGKKHRFLRTDSNLFLTVKAFAAGVILSTGFVHILPGATSSLTNPCLPKFPWLKFPFAGFIAMMAALATLVVDFVGTQYYERKQEKQSQKDQIDSVDLVSESAIVPVEPKVRNEKLFGEEDGGAIHIVGMHAHAAHHRHSHSQEQGACQGNVREHSHGHSHSHSFGGGDEEGGGRHVVVSQVLELGIVSHSLIIGIALGVSESPCTIRPLLVALSFHQFFEGFALGGCISQAQFNSLRSTIMATFFAVTTPLGIAIGILASSSYNPHSPRALVVEGILNSISSGILIYMALVDLIAADFLSKRMSCNTRLQIVSYFALFLGAGLMSLLAIWA; encoded by the exons ATGTCGTTCATTGAG GATCTCGTGCCCTTCTTTTTTATGGACCCAAAATTTAGAGAAAAGACTGGGGCTTTCTCAG ATACCATTATGCTGAAACTTTATCAATCTGTTTCCAATACCACCTGTGGCAGTGCTGATGAAGAAATAGAAGGCTGCCGAGACAGCTCGGCTGCTCTCACCCTTAAAATTGTGGCTATCTCTGCCATCCTAATAGCTAGCACTTGCGGAGTTGGTATTCCATTAGTTGGCAAGAAGCATCGGTTCCTCCGAACTGACTCCAATCTCTTTCTTACTGTTAAAGCCTTTGCTGCTGGTGTCATCCTCTCTACAGGATTTGTCCACATATTACCAGGCGCCACCTCATCATTAACTAATCCTTGCCTTCCGAAATTTCCTTGGTTGAAATTCCCTTTTGCTGGTTTTATTGCTATGATGGCTGCATTGGCTACGTTGGTGGTTGACTTTGTTGGGACTCAGTATTATGAGAGGAAGCAAGAGAAACAAAGCCAAAAAGATCAGATTGATTCAGTGGATTTGGTGTCAGAATCAGCTATTGTACCAGTTGAACCAAAGGTAAGGAATGAGAAATTGTTTGGTGAAGAAGACGGTGGTGCAATACACATTGTTGGGATGCATGCACATGCAGCTCATCACAGACATAGCCATTCACAAGAACAAGGGGCATGTCAAGGGAACGTGAGGGAGCATTCCCATGGTCATTCGCACTCCCATAGCTTTGGTGGTGGAGATGAGGAAGGTGGAGGGAGGCATGTTGTTGTTTCTCAG GTCTTGGAGCTGGGGATAGTATCACATTCTCTCATAATAGGCATAGCATTGGGTGTTTCAGAAAGTCCGTGCACAATTAGACCCTTGCTTGTGGCCTTGTCGTTCCACCAGTTCTTCGAAGGTTTTGCGTTAGGAGGCTGCATCTCACAGGCACAGTTCAATTCCCTCCGTTCCACTATAATGGCAACGTTTTTCGCCGTAACAACACCCTTGGGAATTGCTATAGGGATTCTAGCTTCTTCGTCGTACAATCCACATAGCCCAAGAGCTTTGGTGGTGGAAGGGATCCTAAACTCTATATCTTCTGGAATTCTAATCTACATGGCTTTAGTAGACCTAATTGCTGCAGATTTCTTGAGTAAGAGAATGAGCTGCAATACAAGGCTTCAAATAGTATCTTATTTTGCACTATTCTTAGGGGCTGGACTCATGTCCCTTCTTGCAATATGGGCATGA